The following are from one region of the Equus przewalskii isolate Varuska chromosome 21, EquPr2, whole genome shotgun sequence genome:
- the SHLD1 gene encoding shieldin complex subunit 1 isoform X3, translating to MHSETGKRLVQQGESGIDSSNFHTAQDDSWTSENFWLDPSVKGQLETKEEDDGLRQSLDRFYEMFSHPQPAFGNPLSASVSQCLSQKINELKGQENQRYALRSFQMARVILNRDGCSVLRKHSRDAHFYAPGEGSMSLEDEKPTPGLSKDVLHFLLQQNVMKDP from the coding sequence ACAGCAGTAACTTCCATACTGCACAAGATGATTCCTGGACATCTGAGAACTTCTGGCTTGAcccttctgtaaagggccagctGGAGACCAAGGAAGAGGATGACGGACTGCGGCAATCCCTGGATAGATTCTACGAAATGTTTAGCCATCCACAGCCAGCCTTTGGAAATCCACTCTCCGCATCTGTCAGCCAGTGTCTGTCTCAGAAAATCAATGAACTGAAGGGCCAGGAGAACCAGAGGTATGCCCTCCGCAGTTTTCAAATGGCCCGGGTCATCCTCAATCGGGATGGCTGCTCAGTCTTACGGAAGCATTCCAGGGACGCCCACTTCTACGCACCAGGAGAAGGAAGTATGTCTCTAGAAGATGAAAAGCCAACACCAGGGCTTTCAAAAGatgttcttcatttcctcttgCAGCAGAATGTGATGAAAGATCCATAA